GTATTCCAAGACAAGTTTGCATTTGTGGCATATATTTAATAAGGAGCATGGTTTATAGTACAACCAACAACCGACTGTATGAATTTGTCATGCCAGTTATAGCCAACCTTACAGCCTACCCATACAATAGCTAGTCATACTAGTATACTACATCATTAATATATGACCCTTATGCTCCTCTCATAAAGGGTGTCGGAGCTCATGCTATAGCCGGTTGTAAGTTTGTAACCCGCTTCtcttctttcatcttctctctcatCCAACTCAACAAAAATATATTATTTAAAGTCTTACTACCCGCCTACATTACATTATTATACTAGCTTTTATGTTATCATCACATAGCAATTTCTTAAGAAAAGTTGTCTACAAGCTAATAAAAAtaaccatctatgatactacttctaTAACATTTTACACTATAAAAGCAGTAACATAAACTATTGTCATATGATGACATTAGTCTAAGTTAATCCCCCACTATGACAGAACACCAATAGTAGCGACGAGATGTGTCACCACCAGTGCATGGTAATTTTGCGAGGTAGACGTAAttagtgtgtgtgtatgtatatTGCCTGGAAAAAtcccaagtatatatatatatatatatatatatatatatatatatatattcaggaTAGCATGTGGCACCGGTACACATATATGGATGATGAGATTCCCACGTTCGCAAACTACCAGTAGGTGGCATTCACTCTGGCCTTCTGTTGATTAGAACTTGGCAGCGAATTTCGCTCCGTGATGAATAATTGTTTAATGGGTTGATCTACCGACGTGCTTCTGTCTTGGTCTGGCCGTCCGGCCGCCTCTACATTATACATGCGGTGCGCCGCCGGTGTACCTGCCATGGCAAAGATTCCGCAGAGTGCAAACAAGGAACAACTCATTAAACCATGGGAATTTTACCTGCTGCTCCGGAGGACAGCCCACCACATGCAGGCGTGGGGACACTCCGGCGCTATATATTTCCCCGGCGCCAGTccatcagcagcagcagctcaaGCTTTCCCTGATTAATCAGCTACCTAACTGCCATCATCGTTTCTTGCATAGCCAAGCAAGAAACAAGCTTCTTGGCCGAGAGCCCGAGAATATGGCGTGCAGGGCTGCGACGATGGTGGCGCTGCTgctcgcggcggtggcggcgacgtgCGCGCGGGCGCAGCTGCACGACAAGTTCTACAGCGAGTCGTGCCCCAGCGTGGAGGACGTCGTGAGGAAGGAGATGGTGAGGGCGCTGTCACTGGCGCCCAGCCTCGCCGGGCCGCTCCTCCGGATgcacttccacgactgcttcgtcagGGTAAGCTGCATTTGCATGCATCAGTATCTGCCCGTACCCCGATGTGTGCTGTGCTATGGCCTGACCAGTGAGCGCCATGAATGCAGGGATGCGACGGCTCGGTTCTGCTGGACTCGGCCAACAAGACGGCGGAGAAGGATGCGCAGCCGAACCAGACGCTGCGAGGGTTCGGCTTTGTCGAGAGggtgaaggccgcggtggagaaggcctgccccgacaccgtctcctgcgccgacatcctCGCCCTCATTGCTAGGGACGCAGTATGGCTGGTGAGTCGACTACTAGACCATTTTACAAATGACACGGTACGTGTGGAAGCCAAATTCTAATGCTGCTCGATCATGGTTTCTCCAGAGCAAGGGTCCATTCTGGACAGTTCCTCTCGGCCGGCGAGACGGCAGCGTGTCCATTTCCAACGAGACCGACGCTCTGCCACCCCCGACCTCCAACTTCACCGTGCTCACCCAGCTCTTCGCCGCCGTGAACCTCGACGCAAAGGACCTTGTCGTCTTGTCCGCCGGGCACACCATCGGGAcgtcgcactgcttctccttctCCGACCGGCTCTACAACTTCACCGGCATGGAGAACCCCAGCGACATCGACCCCACTCTGGAGCCGCAGTACATGATGCGGCTAAAGAGTAAGTGTGCCAGCCTCAACGACAACACCACCCTCGTGGAGATGGACCCCGGCAGCTTCAAGACCTTCGACACCGACTACTTCAAGCTGGTGAGCAAGCGGAGGGGCCTCTTCCACTCCGACGGCGCCCTCCTCACCGACCCCTTCACCCGTGCCTACGTCCAGCGCCATGCCACCGGCGCCTTCAAGGACGAGTTCTTCGCCGACTTCGCCGCCTCCATGATCAAGATGGGCAACGCCAACCAGCTCACCGGAAGCCAAGGTGAGATCAGGAAGAAGTGCAGCGTGGTCAACCATTAAACCACCGATGAAGTACAAGGCTGTTTTGACTTGTAACATCCTTTTTCCTTGTAAATTACTGTAAGATTGTTATAGCTCCTTTCTCTCCCAAATCTTTTTCTTTCATTAATTTATTGTTTCGTTACAACCATGTTAGTTCCTTGTACACACACTTTGGTATTGCCACCTCCGACGTGTCGTCCATTGTCATCTGGAGATTATTCATGTCACGGTTACCAGTTTTGTCTAAGTTTGTCTTTGTTTTATTTTAGATTGTTACATAATGTTTTGTTGTGATTTTTGTTTTACCTCAGAGCATATCATAATGTTTCACATGTACAAGTAAAAAGAAGAGTTACTGTCAGATTATCTTTATTTAGTTATTTGGGGCAGGATGGCTAGCAACCATCAAATTTTGCGGCATTGACTGTTGGCACTGCCGTGCATTTGGTCTCTTCTTGTTAGAAAGTTTATCTTTATGTTTAGTTGTGTATCTGTGACCACCAAGTGCACAAGCACGAAGAACGATAGATCCAAGGTACtacctctgtctaggtgtataagtcatctaaGGTTGTGCGCCTGACACTGGTCCAGGCGGAGGAAAAAACGAGAGAACTTAGTGTTTATTTGCTAATAAATAGCATTGCATACAATGGACTGACCATTGTATGTCATGTCATTGAAAGCATACATGTCTTACATTTTTTATTGGATGATTCCTTTATTTATGTCAAGAAATAAGAAATGATGTGGAAGTTAATGCACTGTGCCTAAGTGTTTTTAGATTATTTGGTTTTcctaaggtgacttatacacctagacgcgGAGTCAttaagaaaaaaaaattcagaattttattaatatttttactatttttttattttactgttcattaGGGTGCATTTGAGCTCATGTCTAGATGcttcgtgtcctcttttcaaggcGTTTTAGACCTAAGAATACGCGGCCTCCTTAATTTTCCTCCTCCACAAGAGCAGTGATGGTCGAAgtaaaaaaaaatcct
This DNA window, taken from Triticum aestivum cultivar Chinese Spring chromosome 1D, IWGSC CS RefSeq v2.1, whole genome shotgun sequence, encodes the following:
- the LOC123172164 gene encoding peroxidase 1, with the translated sequence MACRAATMVALLLAAVAATCARAQLHDKFYSESCPSVEDVVRKEMVRALSLAPSLAGPLLRMHFHDCFVRGCDGSVLLDSANKTAEKDAQPNQTLRGFGFVERVKAAVEKACPDTVSCADILALIARDAVWLSKGPFWTVPLGRRDGSVSISNETDALPPPTSNFTVLTQLFAAVNLDAKDLVVLSAGHTIGTSHCFSFSDRLYNFTGMENPSDIDPTLEPQYMMRLKSKCASLNDNTTLVEMDPGSFKTFDTDYFKLVSKRRGLFHSDGALLTDPFTRAYVQRHATGAFKDEFFADFAASMIKMGNANQLTGSQGEIRKKCSVVNH